A genomic window from Glycine soja cultivar W05 chromosome 10, ASM419377v2, whole genome shotgun sequence includes:
- the LOC114370366 gene encoding uncharacterized protein LOC114370366 isoform X4, protein MASITAPNSLQIRLAFSPSNSTKFPILLHSRFPHFDRRRIRLFCVANNENGSDNVLIRVGSDGSPNSEVKKNKSNNGGVVGVGVAGILLLSGLAFAALFVSRRNSARQMKPLTTHQEQEVLLSSDDCNDKIEQVNSGTMEEQGNGNVEGRIDVSRDCSSTEYDKIPNSHRIIDDSNAGSQLVYDIHNKDNDSDAMKHISVQEELQIESAADEESVLPEGAMVLNGSESENPVDSFDSSTAVDSQNSITELKENPSFVEPKKVSNFDAEPLPVISEEQDEITDSSGNRSSGIVADNETVLVNIAVSTQSNKTTSFPAVIPEDWEESAQSVSTKENLDLNNMPQVLHQSSLAEQSFSENDLFTKSFVSSIDAFLDEQVKNDNNEVDICRSETSNFGAFYSAPGIPAPSAVSSVVQVLPGKVLVPAAVDQVQGQALAALQTLKVIEPDVQPSDLCTRREYARWLVSASSALSRKTISKVYPAMFVDSVTELAFDDITPEDPDFSFIQGLAEAGLIESRLSRCYDRPLSTNEDYGPFYFSPESPLSRQDLVTWKIDLEKRQLPEADRKMLCQLSGFIDTDKIHSDACPELVADVSAGEHGIIALAFGYTRLFQPHKPVTKAQAAIALAAGDAFDIVNEELACFESESMDENAVASHSALVAQVEKDINASLEQKLSIEREKINAVERMAEEARCELERLRAEREEERISLIEERAAIESERNVFSRLKHEVEDQLQNLISDKVEIAYEKDRISKLRELAEVQNKEITQLQYELEVERKALSMASVWFQGMGRG, encoded by the exons ATGGCGTCGATCACTGCCCCCAACTCTCTCCAAATTCGATTAGCTTTCAGTCCCTCCAATTCCACCAAATTCCCAATCCTTCTTCACTCGCGCTTCCCTCACTTCGATCGTCGTCGGATTCGCCTTTTCTGCGTCGCAAACAACGAAAATGGGTCGGACAACGTTCTCATTCGGGTTGGGTCGGATGGATCGCCCAATTCGGAGGTTAAGAAGAACAAATCAAATAATGGGG GAGTTGTGGGAGTGGGAGTGGCTggaattcttcttctttcagGGCTTGCTTTTGCTGCCTTGTTTGTCAGCAGACGAAACAGTGCCa GACAAATGAAGCCTCTGACTACACATCAGGAACAGGAAGTGCTTTTGTCTTCTGATGATTGTAATGACAAAATAGAGCAAGTAAATTCTGGAACAATGGAGGAGCAAGGAAATGGTAATGTGGAAGGTCGGATAGATGTATCCAGGGATTGTTCATCTACTGAGTATGATAAGATTCCCAATTCCCATAGGATCATTGATGATTCCAATGCAGGATCTCAGTTGGTATACGATATTCATAACAAGGACAATGATTCTGATGCCATGAAGCACATATCTGTTCAAGAAGAATTACAGATTGAATCAGCTGCTGATGAGGAGTCAGTTCTCCCTGAGGGTGCAATGGTGCTTAATGGTTCAGAATCTGAAAATCCTGTTGATTCTTTTGATAGCAGCACTGCTGTAGATTCACAAAACTCTATTACTGAACTTAAGGAGAACCCATCCTTTGTTGAACCAAAAAAAGTGTCCAACTTTGATGCTGAACCCCTACCTGTTATAAGTGAGGAGCAGGATGAAATTACTGATTCAAGTGGCAATAGAAGTTCTGGTATTGTAGCCGATAATGAAACTGTACTTGTCAATATTGCTGTTAGTACTCAGTCAAATAAAACAACTTCATTTCCTGCGGTTATTCCTGAAGATTGGGAAGAGAGTGCTCAATCAGTTTCAACCAAAGAAAATCTTGACCTGAACAACATGCCACAGGTCTTACACCAGTCATCCTTGGCAGAGCAGAGCTTTTCAGAAAATGACCTGTTTACAAAATCATTTGTTTCATCAATCGATGCATTTTTAGACGAGCaggttaaaaatgataataatgagGTTGATATATGTAGATCTGAAACTTCAAACTTTGGTGCTTTTTACTCTGCTCCTGGTATTCCTGCCCCATCAGCAGTTTCTTCAGTTGTACAGGTGCTTCCTGGAAAGGTTTTGGTTCCTGCTGCTGTCGATCAAGTTCAGGGACAAGCATTAGCTGCTTTGCAAACTCTAAAG GTCATTGAACCTGATGTTCAGCCCAGTGATTTATGCACACGCCGTGAGTATGCTCGATGGTTAGTGTCTGCTAGTAGTGCTCTATCAAg GAAAACTATCTCAAAGGTATATCCTGCCATGTTCGTAGACAGTGTTACTGAGCTTGCATTTGATGATATCACCCCTGAGGACCctgatttttctttcattcaag GCCTGGCAGAAGCTGGACTTATCGAAAGCAGGCTTTCAAGATGTTATGATAGACCGTTGTCCACAAATGAAGACTATGGCCCATTTTACTTCTCCCCTGAAAG CCCTTTATCACGTCAGGATCTTGTTACTTGGAAGATTGACCTAGAGAAAAGACAGCTTCCAGAAGCAGATAGAAag ATGCTGTGCCAACTTTCTGGTTTTATAGACACTGATAAGATACACTCTGATGCATGCCCTGAACTTGTAGCTGATGTATCTGCTGGGGAGCATGGAATAATAGCTCTTGCATTTG GTTATACACGGTTATTCCAGCCACATAAACCAGTTACAAAGGCCCAAGCAGCCATAGCCCTTGCTGCTGGAGATGCTTTTGACATAGTTAATGAAGAGCTTGCATGCTTTGAGTCAGAATCTATGGATGAAAATGCTGTTGCTTCTCATAGTGCCTTAGTAGCTCAAGTTGAGAAGGATATCAATGCAAGTTTGGAACAGAAGCTTTccatagagagagaaaagatcAATGCTGTTGAAAGAATGGCTGAAGAGGCAAGATGCGAGTTAGAAAGGTTGAGGGCTGAGAGAGAAGAGGAGAGAATTTCCTTGATAGAGGAACGAGCTGCTATTGAATCAGAAAGGAATGTTTTTTCTAGGTTAAAGCATGAGGTGGAAGATCAACTACAAAACCTTATTAGTGACAAGGTAGAAATAGCTTATGAAAAAGACAGGATTAGTAAGCTTCGGGAGCTAGCAGaagttcaaaacaaggaaattaCACAATTACAGTATGAGCTAGAGGTTGAACGAAAAGCCTTGTCAATGGCCag TGTTTGGTTTCAGGGCATGGGCAGAGGATGA
- the LOC114370366 gene encoding uncharacterized protein LOC114370366 isoform X3: MKPLTTHQEQEVLLSSDDCNDKIEQVNSGTMEEQGNGNVEGRIDVSRDCSSTEYDKIPNSHRIIDDSNAGSQLVYDIHNKDNDSDAMKHISVQEELQIESAADEESVLPEGAMVLNGSESENPVDSFDSSTAVDSQNSITELKENPSFVEPKKVSNFDAEPLPVISEEQDEITDSSGNRSSGIVADNETVLVNIAVSTQSNKTTSFPAVIPEDWEESAQSVSTKENLDLNNMPQVLHQSSLAEQSFSENDLFTKSFVSSIDAFLDEQVKNDNNEVDICRSETSNFGAFYSAPGIPAPSAVSSVVQVLPGKVLVPAAVDQVQGQALAALQTLKVIEPDVQPSDLCTRREYARWLVSASSALSRKTISKVYPAMFVDSVTELAFDDITPEDPDFSFIQGLAEAGLIESRLSRCYDRPLSTNEDYGPFYFSPESPLSRQDLVTWKIDLEKRQLPEADRKMLCQLSGFIDTDKIHSDACPELVADVSAGEHGIIALAFGYTRLFQPHKPVTKAQAAIALAAGDAFDIVNEELACFESESMDENAVASHSALVAQVEKDINASLEQKLSIEREKINAVERMAEEARCELERLRAEREEERISLIEERAAIESERNVFSRLKHEVEDQLQNLISDKVEIAYEKDRISKLRELAEVQNKEITQLQYELEVERKALSMARAWAEDEAKRVSEHTLALERARDSWERNESKAAVDDFHEDLAGVTLLNTEEQLSVQDTVDRAENLLDKLKKMAVEVGGRARDMIDKIIHIISQFVSRLREWACKTGKQAEELKQSAISKAGKSAHEVQQSALEFGFTIKEEAKRVAGDCREGVEKLTQKFKP, translated from the exons ATGAAGCCTCTGACTACACATCAGGAACAGGAAGTGCTTTTGTCTTCTGATGATTGTAATGACAAAATAGAGCAAGTAAATTCTGGAACAATGGAGGAGCAAGGAAATGGTAATGTGGAAGGTCGGATAGATGTATCCAGGGATTGTTCATCTACTGAGTATGATAAGATTCCCAATTCCCATAGGATCATTGATGATTCCAATGCAGGATCTCAGTTGGTATACGATATTCATAACAAGGACAATGATTCTGATGCCATGAAGCACATATCTGTTCAAGAAGAATTACAGATTGAATCAGCTGCTGATGAGGAGTCAGTTCTCCCTGAGGGTGCAATGGTGCTTAATGGTTCAGAATCTGAAAATCCTGTTGATTCTTTTGATAGCAGCACTGCTGTAGATTCACAAAACTCTATTACTGAACTTAAGGAGAACCCATCCTTTGTTGAACCAAAAAAAGTGTCCAACTTTGATGCTGAACCCCTACCTGTTATAAGTGAGGAGCAGGATGAAATTACTGATTCAAGTGGCAATAGAAGTTCTGGTATTGTAGCCGATAATGAAACTGTACTTGTCAATATTGCTGTTAGTACTCAGTCAAATAAAACAACTTCATTTCCTGCGGTTATTCCTGAAGATTGGGAAGAGAGTGCTCAATCAGTTTCAACCAAAGAAAATCTTGACCTGAACAACATGCCACAGGTCTTACACCAGTCATCCTTGGCAGAGCAGAGCTTTTCAGAAAATGACCTGTTTACAAAATCATTTGTTTCATCAATCGATGCATTTTTAGACGAGCaggttaaaaatgataataatgagGTTGATATATGTAGATCTGAAACTTCAAACTTTGGTGCTTTTTACTCTGCTCCTGGTATTCCTGCCCCATCAGCAGTTTCTTCAGTTGTACAGGTGCTTCCTGGAAAGGTTTTGGTTCCTGCTGCTGTCGATCAAGTTCAGGGACAAGCATTAGCTGCTTTGCAAACTCTAAAG GTCATTGAACCTGATGTTCAGCCCAGTGATTTATGCACACGCCGTGAGTATGCTCGATGGTTAGTGTCTGCTAGTAGTGCTCTATCAAg GAAAACTATCTCAAAGGTATATCCTGCCATGTTCGTAGACAGTGTTACTGAGCTTGCATTTGATGATATCACCCCTGAGGACCctgatttttctttcattcaag GCCTGGCAGAAGCTGGACTTATCGAAAGCAGGCTTTCAAGATGTTATGATAGACCGTTGTCCACAAATGAAGACTATGGCCCATTTTACTTCTCCCCTGAAAG CCCTTTATCACGTCAGGATCTTGTTACTTGGAAGATTGACCTAGAGAAAAGACAGCTTCCAGAAGCAGATAGAAag ATGCTGTGCCAACTTTCTGGTTTTATAGACACTGATAAGATACACTCTGATGCATGCCCTGAACTTGTAGCTGATGTATCTGCTGGGGAGCATGGAATAATAGCTCTTGCATTTG GTTATACACGGTTATTCCAGCCACATAAACCAGTTACAAAGGCCCAAGCAGCCATAGCCCTTGCTGCTGGAGATGCTTTTGACATAGTTAATGAAGAGCTTGCATGCTTTGAGTCAGAATCTATGGATGAAAATGCTGTTGCTTCTCATAGTGCCTTAGTAGCTCAAGTTGAGAAGGATATCAATGCAAGTTTGGAACAGAAGCTTTccatagagagagaaaagatcAATGCTGTTGAAAGAATGGCTGAAGAGGCAAGATGCGAGTTAGAAAGGTTGAGGGCTGAGAGAGAAGAGGAGAGAATTTCCTTGATAGAGGAACGAGCTGCTATTGAATCAGAAAGGAATGTTTTTTCTAGGTTAAAGCATGAGGTGGAAGATCAACTACAAAACCTTATTAGTGACAAGGTAGAAATAGCTTATGAAAAAGACAGGATTAGTAAGCTTCGGGAGCTAGCAGaagttcaaaacaaggaaattaCACAATTACAGTATGAGCTAGAGGTTGAACGAAAAGCCTTGTCAATGGCCag GGCATGGGCAGAGGATGAGGCCAAACGAGTAAGCGAACATACATTGGCCTTGGAGAGGGCTAGAGATAGTTGGGAGAGGAATGAAAGCAAAGCGGCAGTTGATGACTTCCATGAGGACCTTGCTGGAGTTACATTGCTCAATACTGAGGAGCAGTTATCGGTTCAAGACACGGTTGACAGGGCTGAAAACCTACTGGACAAGCTAAAAAAAATGGCAGTAGAGGTGGGAGGAAGAGCCAGAGATATGATTGACAAGATTATCCACATAATTTCCCAATTTGTATCAAGATTGAGAGAATGGGCATGCAAAACTGGAAAACAAGCTGAAGAATTGAAACAATCTGCCATCTCAAAGGCAGGCAAGTCAGCTCATGAGGTGCAGCAAAGTGCTCTTGAATTTGGATTTACTATCAAAGAAGAGGCAAAGCGAGTTGCAGGTGATTGTAGAGAAGGAGTTGAGAAGCTCACTCAAAAGTTCAAGCCCTGA
- the LOC114370366 gene encoding uncharacterized protein LOC114370366 isoform X1, producing MASITAPNSLQIRLAFSPSNSTKFPILLHSRFPHFDRRRIRLFCVANNENGSDNVLIRVGSDGSPNSEVKKNKSNNGGVVGVGVAGILLLSGLAFAALFVSRRNSARQMKPLTTHQEQEVLLSSDDCNDKIEQVNSGTMEEQGNGNVEGRIDVSRDCSSTEYDKIPNSHRIIDDSNAGSQLVYDIHNKDNDSDAMKHISVQEELQIESAADEESVLPEGAMVLNGSESENPVDSFDSSTAVDSQNSITELKENPSFVEPKKVSNFDAEPLPVISEEQDEITDSSGNRSSGIVADNETVLVNIAVSTQSNKTTSFPAVIPEDWEESAQSVSTKENLDLNNMPQVLHQSSLAEQSFSENDLFTKSFVSSIDAFLDEQVKNDNNEVDICRSETSNFGAFYSAPGIPAPSAVSSVVQVLPGKVLVPAAVDQVQGQALAALQTLKVIEPDVQPSDLCTRREYARWLVSASSALSRKTISKVYPAMFVDSVTELAFDDITPEDPDFSFIQGLAEAGLIESRLSRCYDRPLSTNEDYGPFYFSPESPLSRQDLVTWKIDLEKRQLPEADRKMLCQLSGFIDTDKIHSDACPELVADVSAGEHGIIALAFGYTRLFQPHKPVTKAQAAIALAAGDAFDIVNEELACFESESMDENAVASHSALVAQVEKDINASLEQKLSIEREKINAVERMAEEARCELERLRAEREEERISLIEERAAIESERNVFSRLKHEVEDQLQNLISDKVEIAYEKDRISKLRELAEVQNKEITQLQYELEVERKALSMARAWAEDEAKRVSEHTLALERARDSWERNESKAAVDDFHEDLAGVTLLNTEEQLSVQDTVDRAENLLDKLKKMAVEVGGRARDMIDKIIHIISQFVSRLREWACKTGKQAEELKQSAISKAGKSAHEVQQSALEFGFTIKEEAKRVAGDCREGVEKLTQKFKP from the exons ATGGCGTCGATCACTGCCCCCAACTCTCTCCAAATTCGATTAGCTTTCAGTCCCTCCAATTCCACCAAATTCCCAATCCTTCTTCACTCGCGCTTCCCTCACTTCGATCGTCGTCGGATTCGCCTTTTCTGCGTCGCAAACAACGAAAATGGGTCGGACAACGTTCTCATTCGGGTTGGGTCGGATGGATCGCCCAATTCGGAGGTTAAGAAGAACAAATCAAATAATGGGG GAGTTGTGGGAGTGGGAGTGGCTggaattcttcttctttcagGGCTTGCTTTTGCTGCCTTGTTTGTCAGCAGACGAAACAGTGCCa GACAAATGAAGCCTCTGACTACACATCAGGAACAGGAAGTGCTTTTGTCTTCTGATGATTGTAATGACAAAATAGAGCAAGTAAATTCTGGAACAATGGAGGAGCAAGGAAATGGTAATGTGGAAGGTCGGATAGATGTATCCAGGGATTGTTCATCTACTGAGTATGATAAGATTCCCAATTCCCATAGGATCATTGATGATTCCAATGCAGGATCTCAGTTGGTATACGATATTCATAACAAGGACAATGATTCTGATGCCATGAAGCACATATCTGTTCAAGAAGAATTACAGATTGAATCAGCTGCTGATGAGGAGTCAGTTCTCCCTGAGGGTGCAATGGTGCTTAATGGTTCAGAATCTGAAAATCCTGTTGATTCTTTTGATAGCAGCACTGCTGTAGATTCACAAAACTCTATTACTGAACTTAAGGAGAACCCATCCTTTGTTGAACCAAAAAAAGTGTCCAACTTTGATGCTGAACCCCTACCTGTTATAAGTGAGGAGCAGGATGAAATTACTGATTCAAGTGGCAATAGAAGTTCTGGTATTGTAGCCGATAATGAAACTGTACTTGTCAATATTGCTGTTAGTACTCAGTCAAATAAAACAACTTCATTTCCTGCGGTTATTCCTGAAGATTGGGAAGAGAGTGCTCAATCAGTTTCAACCAAAGAAAATCTTGACCTGAACAACATGCCACAGGTCTTACACCAGTCATCCTTGGCAGAGCAGAGCTTTTCAGAAAATGACCTGTTTACAAAATCATTTGTTTCATCAATCGATGCATTTTTAGACGAGCaggttaaaaatgataataatgagGTTGATATATGTAGATCTGAAACTTCAAACTTTGGTGCTTTTTACTCTGCTCCTGGTATTCCTGCCCCATCAGCAGTTTCTTCAGTTGTACAGGTGCTTCCTGGAAAGGTTTTGGTTCCTGCTGCTGTCGATCAAGTTCAGGGACAAGCATTAGCTGCTTTGCAAACTCTAAAG GTCATTGAACCTGATGTTCAGCCCAGTGATTTATGCACACGCCGTGAGTATGCTCGATGGTTAGTGTCTGCTAGTAGTGCTCTATCAAg GAAAACTATCTCAAAGGTATATCCTGCCATGTTCGTAGACAGTGTTACTGAGCTTGCATTTGATGATATCACCCCTGAGGACCctgatttttctttcattcaag GCCTGGCAGAAGCTGGACTTATCGAAAGCAGGCTTTCAAGATGTTATGATAGACCGTTGTCCACAAATGAAGACTATGGCCCATTTTACTTCTCCCCTGAAAG CCCTTTATCACGTCAGGATCTTGTTACTTGGAAGATTGACCTAGAGAAAAGACAGCTTCCAGAAGCAGATAGAAag ATGCTGTGCCAACTTTCTGGTTTTATAGACACTGATAAGATACACTCTGATGCATGCCCTGAACTTGTAGCTGATGTATCTGCTGGGGAGCATGGAATAATAGCTCTTGCATTTG GTTATACACGGTTATTCCAGCCACATAAACCAGTTACAAAGGCCCAAGCAGCCATAGCCCTTGCTGCTGGAGATGCTTTTGACATAGTTAATGAAGAGCTTGCATGCTTTGAGTCAGAATCTATGGATGAAAATGCTGTTGCTTCTCATAGTGCCTTAGTAGCTCAAGTTGAGAAGGATATCAATGCAAGTTTGGAACAGAAGCTTTccatagagagagaaaagatcAATGCTGTTGAAAGAATGGCTGAAGAGGCAAGATGCGAGTTAGAAAGGTTGAGGGCTGAGAGAGAAGAGGAGAGAATTTCCTTGATAGAGGAACGAGCTGCTATTGAATCAGAAAGGAATGTTTTTTCTAGGTTAAAGCATGAGGTGGAAGATCAACTACAAAACCTTATTAGTGACAAGGTAGAAATAGCTTATGAAAAAGACAGGATTAGTAAGCTTCGGGAGCTAGCAGaagttcaaaacaaggaaattaCACAATTACAGTATGAGCTAGAGGTTGAACGAAAAGCCTTGTCAATGGCCag GGCATGGGCAGAGGATGAGGCCAAACGAGTAAGCGAACATACATTGGCCTTGGAGAGGGCTAGAGATAGTTGGGAGAGGAATGAAAGCAAAGCGGCAGTTGATGACTTCCATGAGGACCTTGCTGGAGTTACATTGCTCAATACTGAGGAGCAGTTATCGGTTCAAGACACGGTTGACAGGGCTGAAAACCTACTGGACAAGCTAAAAAAAATGGCAGTAGAGGTGGGAGGAAGAGCCAGAGATATGATTGACAAGATTATCCACATAATTTCCCAATTTGTATCAAGATTGAGAGAATGGGCATGCAAAACTGGAAAACAAGCTGAAGAATTGAAACAATCTGCCATCTCAAAGGCAGGCAAGTCAGCTCATGAGGTGCAGCAAAGTGCTCTTGAATTTGGATTTACTATCAAAGAAGAGGCAAAGCGAGTTGCAGGTGATTGTAGAGAAGGAGTTGAGAAGCTCACTCAAAAGTTCAAGCCCTGA
- the LOC114370366 gene encoding uncharacterized protein LOC114370366 isoform X2, with protein MASITAPNSLQIRLAFSPSNSTKFPILLHSRFPHFDRRRIRLFCVANNENGSDNVLIRVGSDGSPNSEVKKNKSNNGGQMKPLTTHQEQEVLLSSDDCNDKIEQVNSGTMEEQGNGNVEGRIDVSRDCSSTEYDKIPNSHRIIDDSNAGSQLVYDIHNKDNDSDAMKHISVQEELQIESAADEESVLPEGAMVLNGSESENPVDSFDSSTAVDSQNSITELKENPSFVEPKKVSNFDAEPLPVISEEQDEITDSSGNRSSGIVADNETVLVNIAVSTQSNKTTSFPAVIPEDWEESAQSVSTKENLDLNNMPQVLHQSSLAEQSFSENDLFTKSFVSSIDAFLDEQVKNDNNEVDICRSETSNFGAFYSAPGIPAPSAVSSVVQVLPGKVLVPAAVDQVQGQALAALQTLKVIEPDVQPSDLCTRREYARWLVSASSALSRKTISKVYPAMFVDSVTELAFDDITPEDPDFSFIQGLAEAGLIESRLSRCYDRPLSTNEDYGPFYFSPESPLSRQDLVTWKIDLEKRQLPEADRKMLCQLSGFIDTDKIHSDACPELVADVSAGEHGIIALAFGYTRLFQPHKPVTKAQAAIALAAGDAFDIVNEELACFESESMDENAVASHSALVAQVEKDINASLEQKLSIEREKINAVERMAEEARCELERLRAEREEERISLIEERAAIESERNVFSRLKHEVEDQLQNLISDKVEIAYEKDRISKLRELAEVQNKEITQLQYELEVERKALSMARAWAEDEAKRVSEHTLALERARDSWERNESKAAVDDFHEDLAGVTLLNTEEQLSVQDTVDRAENLLDKLKKMAVEVGGRARDMIDKIIHIISQFVSRLREWACKTGKQAEELKQSAISKAGKSAHEVQQSALEFGFTIKEEAKRVAGDCREGVEKLTQKFKP; from the exons ATGGCGTCGATCACTGCCCCCAACTCTCTCCAAATTCGATTAGCTTTCAGTCCCTCCAATTCCACCAAATTCCCAATCCTTCTTCACTCGCGCTTCCCTCACTTCGATCGTCGTCGGATTCGCCTTTTCTGCGTCGCAAACAACGAAAATGGGTCGGACAACGTTCTCATTCGGGTTGGGTCGGATGGATCGCCCAATTCGGAGGTTAAGAAGAACAAATCAAATAATGGGG GACAAATGAAGCCTCTGACTACACATCAGGAACAGGAAGTGCTTTTGTCTTCTGATGATTGTAATGACAAAATAGAGCAAGTAAATTCTGGAACAATGGAGGAGCAAGGAAATGGTAATGTGGAAGGTCGGATAGATGTATCCAGGGATTGTTCATCTACTGAGTATGATAAGATTCCCAATTCCCATAGGATCATTGATGATTCCAATGCAGGATCTCAGTTGGTATACGATATTCATAACAAGGACAATGATTCTGATGCCATGAAGCACATATCTGTTCAAGAAGAATTACAGATTGAATCAGCTGCTGATGAGGAGTCAGTTCTCCCTGAGGGTGCAATGGTGCTTAATGGTTCAGAATCTGAAAATCCTGTTGATTCTTTTGATAGCAGCACTGCTGTAGATTCACAAAACTCTATTACTGAACTTAAGGAGAACCCATCCTTTGTTGAACCAAAAAAAGTGTCCAACTTTGATGCTGAACCCCTACCTGTTATAAGTGAGGAGCAGGATGAAATTACTGATTCAAGTGGCAATAGAAGTTCTGGTATTGTAGCCGATAATGAAACTGTACTTGTCAATATTGCTGTTAGTACTCAGTCAAATAAAACAACTTCATTTCCTGCGGTTATTCCTGAAGATTGGGAAGAGAGTGCTCAATCAGTTTCAACCAAAGAAAATCTTGACCTGAACAACATGCCACAGGTCTTACACCAGTCATCCTTGGCAGAGCAGAGCTTTTCAGAAAATGACCTGTTTACAAAATCATTTGTTTCATCAATCGATGCATTTTTAGACGAGCaggttaaaaatgataataatgagGTTGATATATGTAGATCTGAAACTTCAAACTTTGGTGCTTTTTACTCTGCTCCTGGTATTCCTGCCCCATCAGCAGTTTCTTCAGTTGTACAGGTGCTTCCTGGAAAGGTTTTGGTTCCTGCTGCTGTCGATCAAGTTCAGGGACAAGCATTAGCTGCTTTGCAAACTCTAAAG GTCATTGAACCTGATGTTCAGCCCAGTGATTTATGCACACGCCGTGAGTATGCTCGATGGTTAGTGTCTGCTAGTAGTGCTCTATCAAg GAAAACTATCTCAAAGGTATATCCTGCCATGTTCGTAGACAGTGTTACTGAGCTTGCATTTGATGATATCACCCCTGAGGACCctgatttttctttcattcaag GCCTGGCAGAAGCTGGACTTATCGAAAGCAGGCTTTCAAGATGTTATGATAGACCGTTGTCCACAAATGAAGACTATGGCCCATTTTACTTCTCCCCTGAAAG CCCTTTATCACGTCAGGATCTTGTTACTTGGAAGATTGACCTAGAGAAAAGACAGCTTCCAGAAGCAGATAGAAag ATGCTGTGCCAACTTTCTGGTTTTATAGACACTGATAAGATACACTCTGATGCATGCCCTGAACTTGTAGCTGATGTATCTGCTGGGGAGCATGGAATAATAGCTCTTGCATTTG GTTATACACGGTTATTCCAGCCACATAAACCAGTTACAAAGGCCCAAGCAGCCATAGCCCTTGCTGCTGGAGATGCTTTTGACATAGTTAATGAAGAGCTTGCATGCTTTGAGTCAGAATCTATGGATGAAAATGCTGTTGCTTCTCATAGTGCCTTAGTAGCTCAAGTTGAGAAGGATATCAATGCAAGTTTGGAACAGAAGCTTTccatagagagagaaaagatcAATGCTGTTGAAAGAATGGCTGAAGAGGCAAGATGCGAGTTAGAAAGGTTGAGGGCTGAGAGAGAAGAGGAGAGAATTTCCTTGATAGAGGAACGAGCTGCTATTGAATCAGAAAGGAATGTTTTTTCTAGGTTAAAGCATGAGGTGGAAGATCAACTACAAAACCTTATTAGTGACAAGGTAGAAATAGCTTATGAAAAAGACAGGATTAGTAAGCTTCGGGAGCTAGCAGaagttcaaaacaaggaaattaCACAATTACAGTATGAGCTAGAGGTTGAACGAAAAGCCTTGTCAATGGCCag GGCATGGGCAGAGGATGAGGCCAAACGAGTAAGCGAACATACATTGGCCTTGGAGAGGGCTAGAGATAGTTGGGAGAGGAATGAAAGCAAAGCGGCAGTTGATGACTTCCATGAGGACCTTGCTGGAGTTACATTGCTCAATACTGAGGAGCAGTTATCGGTTCAAGACACGGTTGACAGGGCTGAAAACCTACTGGACAAGCTAAAAAAAATGGCAGTAGAGGTGGGAGGAAGAGCCAGAGATATGATTGACAAGATTATCCACATAATTTCCCAATTTGTATCAAGATTGAGAGAATGGGCATGCAAAACTGGAAAACAAGCTGAAGAATTGAAACAATCTGCCATCTCAAAGGCAGGCAAGTCAGCTCATGAGGTGCAGCAAAGTGCTCTTGAATTTGGATTTACTATCAAAGAAGAGGCAAAGCGAGTTGCAGGTGATTGTAGAGAAGGAGTTGAGAAGCTCACTCAAAAGTTCAAGCCCTGA